Sequence from the Kineosporia succinea genome:
ACCAGGGGCTGGACGTGCTGGTCCGGCTGCTGGAGGCCCCGGACGTCCCGGTCACCCTGGTGGTCAGCGGGCGCACCGGTGACTGGGCCACGTTGTCCTCCGACCGTCCCGACCTGCCGCTGGGCCGGTTCCTGGAGAAGGTCCAGGTCGACTACCGCGGGGTGGAACTCGTCGCCGACAGCGCCCTGAGCCTGGAGCGCGACCCGTACCTGGTCGACCACTGGCTGGACGGCGACCACCTGTTCCCGGCCGTGATCGGCCTGGAGGCGATGAGCCAGGTCGCCGGCGCCGCCGCCGGCCTGCGCGGTCCGCTCCAGGTGACCGAGGTCGAGTTCCTGCGCCCCGTGGTCATTCCCGCCCAGGGCGAGGAGACGCTGAGGATCTGCACGCTGGTGGAGGGCGACACCGTCCGGGCCGTGGTCCGCGTCGGGGCCACCGGCTTCGCGGCCGACCACTTCCGGGCCACGTTCCGGATGCGCCCACCGACCACCGACGCGCCGCCGGCCCCGCTCGTGCCGGCCGGGGCGTCCCTGCCGGCCGGTGACCTCTACGGCTCGTTGTTCTTCCAGGGCAAACGGTTCCAGCGGGTGCGGACCTACCTCGACCTGGGGGCCCGGCGCGCCGTCGCGGAACTGGACGCCCACGACCACGACCAGTGGTTCGCCGAGTACCTGCCCGACCAGAGGGTGCTGGGCAGTCCGGGGGTGCGCGACGCGATGATGCACGCGCTGCAGTGCTGCGTGCCGAACGCGGTCCTGCTGCCGGTCGGGGTGGGCCGGATCGACCTGGCACCGGACTTCGGTGACGGACCGGTCCTGCTGCACGCCAACGAGATCGGGCAGCGCGGCGACGACTACTTCTACGACGTGGTGGCCCGCGACCCCTCGGGCCGGGTCCTGGAGTACTGGGAGGGCATGCACCTGCGGGCGGTCCGGCCCTCCGACAGCCCACCGGTGGCCGCGCTCATGGCCGCCCACGTGCAGCGCGACCTGGAGGTGATCGGGGACACCGAACTCGCGGTCGGGATGGACGGTTCGGCCGCGACCGGGGAACGGGGAGACGGCACCCGCCGGGCCATGGCCCGGGCCCTCGGCCGCGACGTCCAGGTCCGCCATCGCCCCGACGGGCTCCCGGAGGTCGACGGGGAACACGTGACCGTCTCGCACGCCGGTGCCCTGACCGTGGTGGTGGTCGGGACCGACTCCGTCGCCTGCGACCTGGAGCCGGTGGGCGAGCGCCCGGCCGACACCTGGGCGGCCATGCTGGGACCGGCCGGGGCGGCCGCCTCGGCCCTGCTGCGCCAGGTGCCCGGCGCCGACGCCCAGGTCGAGAACACCCGGGTCTGGGGCGCCGTCGAATGCCTGCGCAAGCTGGGGCGCTTCGACGAGGCCCTGACCGTGCCGGCCGACGCGAGGCAGGGGCACTGGACCCGTCTGGAGGCCGGTCGCACCCGGCTGTTCAGCCGCGTCATCGCCGGGGACGGCACCGGCGGCCGGCTCGTGCTCACCGTCGCCCTGCCCGCCGCCGGCCCGGCCGGACCCGTTCAGGGACACCGGATCGCAGCATCCACGGATAAGGACGGCGGACGGCACCGACCTACAGTCGGTGAGGAAGCCGGGACGGCGTCCCACCCTGCCGGAACCCGGCGGGGTCGTGAAGGGGAGGAACAGTCATGACCAGTCGCGGCCATGCCGTGGTCATCGGGGGAAGCATCGCGGGACTCCTGACCGCACGGGTGCTCTCGGACCACTTCGAGCAGGTCACGGTGCTGGACCGCGACCAGCTGCCGGAAGGGCCCGACACCCGCCGGGCCGTGCCCCAGGGACACCACATCCACGCGCTCCTGGCCCGGGGCCAGCAGATCCTCTCGGACCTGTTCCCCGGCTTCGTCGAGGAGCTGGTGGCCAAAGGAGTCCCGATCGGCGACTTCGGAACCAGCCTGACCTGGTACTTCAACGGCGTCCCGATCCAGAAGACGCCCACGGGCACCACCTGCGTGGCGGCCGGCCGCCCGCTCCTGGAGCGCAGCATCCGGGCCCGGGTGGCCCAGCTGCCGACGGTCGAGGTGCGCGACGGCGTCGAGGTCCTGGGATGGACGCACACCGCCGACCGCGGTCGGGTCACCGGGGTGAGTGTGCAGGAGCCGGGCGGTCGTCAGGAGCTGGAGGCCGACCTGGTGGTCGACGCGTCGGGCCCCGGATCCCGCTCACCCCGCTGGCTGGAGGATCTCGGCTATCCGGCCCCGCGCCAGGACAGCGTGAAGATGGACCTGATCTACACCACCCAGGACTTCTACGGCCCCCTGGACGAGGACCCGATCGGCGACGACATCGCCATGCTGCCGGTGGCGACCCCGAAAATGCCGCGGGGAGCCATCTTCGCGCGACTCGGCGACCGGTACGCCATCTCGCTGACCGGCATCCTCGGCGACCAGCCCCCGACTGACCGCGAGGGCCTGCTCGCCTACACCGACAGCCTCCCCGTCCCCGAGATCGCCCGCGCGGTGCGGCTGGCCGCACCGATGGGGGAGGCCAAGTCGTTCCGGTTCCCGGCCAGCGTCCGGCACCGCTACGACAAGATGCGCGCCTTCCCCGACGGGCTGCTCGTGCTCGGCGACGCCTTCAGCCGGTTCAACCCGGTCTACGGCCAGGGCATGACCGTCGCCGCGCTGGCCGCGGAACTGCTCGCCCACCACCTGGCCGAGGGGCCGGTGCGGCCCGCGCGGTTCCACCGGGCGCTCAGCGGGCGGGTGAACGCGGCCTGGAGCATGGCGGCCGGCGCCGACCTGGGATTCCCCGGGGTGCAGGGAAAACGCACCCCGGCCACGGTGATCGGCAACGCGTACATCACCCGGATGCAGCGCGCGGCGGCCACCGATCCGGTGCTGTCGCGGACCTTCCTGCGGGTCGCCGGGCTGGTGGACCCCCCGACCGCACTGCTGCGGCCCTCCGTGGTGGGCCGCACACTGGCCGGCTGACCAGGACCCACCGACGCACCACCCGTCACGACACCTGCACACCCGGCCCGGTGGTGCGGACCACGCCCGGAATCCGCACCCGGAGGACCGTTCCCGCACACCGGAAGAAGGGCCACTATCATGGCGTTCGACCCGACGGAGGAGCTTGTCATGCAGCCTTTCCAGGTCCACATCCCCGATGCCGACATCGAGGAACTCCGACGGCGCCTGACCCAGACCCGCTGGCCCGACCTCGTCGACGTCGGCTGGGAGCGCGGCGCCCCACTGTCGTACATCAAGGAACTCGCCGAGTACTGGCGCGACGATTTCGACTGGCGCGCCCAGGAGAGCCTGATCAACCAGTACCCCCAGTTCACCACCGAGATCGGTGGCGACACGATCCATTTCCTGCACGTGCGCTCGCCGGAGCCGGACGCGACGCCGATGCTGATCACGCACGGCTGGCCCGGTACGCCGTTCGAATTCCTTGATGTCATCGGCCCTCTCACCGATCCCCGGGCCCACGGCGGCGACCCGGCCGACGCGTTCCACCTCGTCATCCCCTCGCTGCCCGGCTTCGGGCTGTCGGGCCCGACGAAGACCACCGGGTGGGACCTGGGCCGGATCGCGTTCGCCTGGACCCAGCTGATGGCCGGGCTCGGCTACGAGAAGTACGTCGCGCAGGGCGGTGACATCGGTGCCTTCACCTCACTGCTGCTGGGGGTGATGGACGCCCCGCACCTGCTCGGCGTGCACGTCAACCTGCTGCAGACCAACCTCAGCGGCGAGCCCGGTGAGGAGGAGACGCTCACCGACGACGACCGCACCCGGCTGGCCCGCTCCGACTACTTCATGTCCCAGCTCGCCGGCCCGATGACGATGCAGTCGATGCGCCCGCACGTGATCGGCTACATGGTGAACGACTCGCCGGTGTCCCAGCTGGCCTACCTGCTGGAGATGTTCCGGTGGTGGGCGCAGACCGAGAAGCTCCCGGAGGACGCGGTGGCCCGCGACCGGATGCTGGCGCACATCTCGCTGTTCTGGTTCACCGCGACGGGTGGCTCGGCCGCGCAGGCGCACTACGAGCTGAAGCCGTACCTGCCCATCAACACCCTGATCGGCCGGTCCCCGACGATCGAGGTGCCCGTCGGGGTCGCGGTCTACCCCGGGGCCCTCTTCCACCCGGTGCGCAGCCTGGCCGAACGGGACTTCAAGCAGATCGTGCACTGGAAGGAACTCGAGCGGGGCGGCCACTTCTCGGCCATGGAGGAGCCGGACCTGTTCGTGGACGACGTGCGGGAGTTCGGCCGGACGCTGAAGAGTCTCTGACCCCACGGTCACAGCGACGGGGCGGACCTCCCGGTCCGCCCCGTCGCGGCACCACATCGGCGAGAAGCTCGCTCGCACCACGTGTCCGGCTCGTGCATCCACGGGAAAGGTGACCCCCACCGTGAGCCCTCGCAAGCTTGACCCGCAGGCCCGCGCCACCCTGCTGGAGATCGCCGCCCGGCTCCTGGCCGTGGAGGGTCCGCGGGCCCTGTCGGCCCGGCGCATCGCCGCCGAGGCCGGAAGCTCGACCATGCCGCTGTACAGCCATTTCGGCCGGATGGACGGGCTGGTGCGGGAGATCGTGCGCGAAGGGTTCGTGCGCATGGACCAGTACCTCGAGGCCGTCACCCCGTCCGCGGATGCGGTCGCGGACATGTGCACGCTGGGCCGGGCCTACCGGCGCAACGCGATCGTCAACCGCCACCTCTACCAGGTCATGTTCGGCGCGGACACGCTGACCGGGTTCAGCCTCACCGACGACGACCGGCAGCGCGGGCGTTACGTGCTGATCCACGTGGTCAACTGCGCCCAGCGGTGCATCGACTCCGGGCGGTTCCGGCGCGTCGAGGCCGAGACGGTCGCCCACCAGATGTGGTTCGCCACCCACGGTCTGGTCTCGCTCGAGCTCGGTGACTACCTGAT
This genomic interval carries:
- a CDS encoding FAD-dependent monooxygenase, with product MTSRGHAVVIGGSIAGLLTARVLSDHFEQVTVLDRDQLPEGPDTRRAVPQGHHIHALLARGQQILSDLFPGFVEELVAKGVPIGDFGTSLTWYFNGVPIQKTPTGTTCVAAGRPLLERSIRARVAQLPTVEVRDGVEVLGWTHTADRGRVTGVSVQEPGGRQELEADLVVDASGPGSRSPRWLEDLGYPAPRQDSVKMDLIYTTQDFYGPLDEDPIGDDIAMLPVATPKMPRGAIFARLGDRYAISLTGILGDQPPTDREGLLAYTDSLPVPEIARAVRLAAPMGEAKSFRFPASVRHRYDKMRAFPDGLLVLGDAFSRFNPVYGQGMTVAALAAELLAHHLAEGPVRPARFHRALSGRVNAAWSMAAGADLGFPGVQGKRTPATVIGNAYITRMQRAAATDPVLSRTFLRVAGLVDPPTALLRPSVVGRTLAG
- a CDS encoding TetR/AcrR family transcriptional regulator is translated as MSPRKLDPQARATLLEIAARLLAVEGPRALSARRIAAEAGSSTMPLYSHFGRMDGLVREIVREGFVRMDQYLEAVTPSADAVADMCTLGRAYRRNAIVNRHLYQVMFGADTLTGFSLTDDDRQRGRYVLIHVVNCAQRCIDSGRFRRVEAETVAHQMWFATHGLVSLELGDYLMAPLDADRAFESQLEALMIGAGDQPEAAIRSVETSRRRTLLEVQGVGPQASTG
- a CDS encoding epoxide hydrolase family protein — encoded protein: MQPFQVHIPDADIEELRRRLTQTRWPDLVDVGWERGAPLSYIKELAEYWRDDFDWRAQESLINQYPQFTTEIGGDTIHFLHVRSPEPDATPMLITHGWPGTPFEFLDVIGPLTDPRAHGGDPADAFHLVIPSLPGFGLSGPTKTTGWDLGRIAFAWTQLMAGLGYEKYVAQGGDIGAFTSLLLGVMDAPHLLGVHVNLLQTNLSGEPGEEETLTDDDRTRLARSDYFMSQLAGPMTMQSMRPHVIGYMVNDSPVSQLAYLLEMFRWWAQTEKLPEDAVARDRMLAHISLFWFTATGGSAAQAHYELKPYLPINTLIGRSPTIEVPVGVAVYPGALFHPVRSLAERDFKQIVHWKELERGGHFSAMEEPDLFVDDVREFGRTLKSL